Proteins encoded together in one Lathyrus oleraceus cultivar Zhongwan6 chromosome 5, CAAS_Psat_ZW6_1.0, whole genome shotgun sequence window:
- the LOC127086130 gene encoding uncharacterized protein LOC127086130, with product MNELKNADPNAWTWLMAVPTKSWCKHAFSFYPKCDTLMNNISESFNATILAARDKPILTMCEWIRKYLMNRLSTSASKLENWPHKVMPIPRRRLDNEVFNSGHWLPTWSIAETFQVTHSYNTHEFIVDIAKRSCSCNFWELVGIPCRHAVAALSYRKQNPDEFVDACYTREKFALCYGFSVSPINGQDMWPEVEMEPPLPPAYKNGPGRPKKIRIRESGEDGARKRRSGVAYKCTKCDNFGHNAMTCKATTQDPNALKRKRKPKKGHVPTATDMPTANDMPTASDMPAPTATDMTVPTNVPVPTDPQPPTDMPVPTIMSQTGSSVAASITKQSRKRVEKKPIIKRRQSERIKLSWFKRPITGEGISSDKPITLPENEDIPTSK from the exons ATGAATGAATTGAAGAATGCAGATCCCAATGCTTGGACTTGGTTGATGGCTGTTCCTACCAAAAGCTGGTGTAAGCATGCCTTTTCTTTTTACCCTAAATGTGATACATTGATGAATAATATCTCAGAGTCTTTTAATGCTACCATTCTAGCTGCTAGGGACAAACCTATACTCACAATGTGTGAGTGGATAAGAAAATATCTGATGAATAGGTTATCCACCTCTGCAAGTAAACTAGAAAATTGGCCACATAAGGTGATGCCAATACCTAGGAGAAGGTTAGATAATGAGGTGTTCAATAGTGGTCATTGGTTGCCAACATGGTCAATTGCTGAGACTTTTCAGGTTACACATAGTTACAACACACATGAATTTATTGTTGACATTGCTAAAAGGTCATGTAGTTGTAATTTTTGGGAATTAGTAGGAATTCCATGTAGGCATGCTGTAGCTGCTCTGAGTTATAGAAAGCAAAACCCTGATGAATTTGTTGATGCTTGTTACACAAGAGAAAAGTTTGCACTATGTTATGGATTTTCAGTAAGTCCAATCAATGGTCAAGATATGTGGCCAGAAGTTGAGATGGAACCACCTCTACCACCTGCATATAAAAATGGTCCTGGTAGACCTAAGAAGATTAGGATAAGAGAAAGTGGAGAGGATGGTGCAAGGAAGAGAAGATCTGGTGTTGCATATAAGTGCACCAAATGTGATAATTTTGGTCACAATGCTATGACTTGTAAGGCTACCACTCAGGATCCCAATGCACTTAAAAGAAAG AGAAAACCTAAAAAAGGACATGTGCCAACTGCAACTGATATGCCAACTGCAAATGATATGCCAACTGCATCTGATATGCCTGCCCCAACTGCAACTGATATGACTGTTCCAACAAATGTGCCTGTTCCAACTGATCCACAGCCTCCAACTGATATGCCTGTTCCAACTATTATGAGTCAAACAGGATCTAGCGTGGCTGCCTCAATCACAAAACAATCCAGAAAAAGGGTTGAAAAAAAACCTATCATCAAAAGAAGGCAAAGTGAGAGGATCAAGTTGAGTTGGTTTAAAAGACCCATAACAGGTGAAGGAATATCTAGTGACAAACCAATTACCCTACCAGAAAATGAAGACATACCCACTTCAAAATGA